One part of the Halostagnicola larsenii XH-48 genome encodes these proteins:
- a CDS encoding IucA/IucC family protein, producing MNAADALESALEPEIWRDVNRDLFRKVLAEFMYEEILTPARIGTVSASETATTDATPGADGTVVPEAKSEPESSAELPSSENQERDTWIRYRLLLTDGIEYQFDAQRRPLDSYRIKPGSIERRERGEQWRSATSPVTFLREAREYIGIDPTTAAHLVREYNNTLVADAHIRARKEDRDDATLLDLSYAELEGEMEGHPWFTYNKGRVGFGYEAYLEHAPESKQRRQLRWIAARRDRATFQAVDGLEHDALVEEELGSTATEFADALLDRDLDPANYVFLPVHDWQWSDSIVQLFAADIATDAIVPLGRGPDEYLPQQSIRTFSNVSAPEKHHVKLPTRVLNTNVYRGILGEQAEAAPRVTSFLKSVRDGDTFLQDELQLLLPGEVASVNYEHPTFSRMEEAPYQFHELLGCVWRESVVSLVDDDERPITLAALLHEDFDGTPVVSKLADRADMSVGAWLDELLEVLLEPLLHFLYKYGTVFMPHGTNVVLILRDGVPTRIAITDFVDEVAISDRDLPELSERLPDALRDDDRYDHHILHQLPPEPLCQHIVGTLFVGVFRYIADLLARHRGYDERQFWTQVRSAVDTYQARFPDLEERFDLFDLYKPRFTKHCLNRNRLVDYGYKDFSTRPKVRGHGTVSNPLYEVADDSATGAD from the coding sequence GGAACCGTTAGCGCCTCGGAAACGGCGACGACCGATGCAACTCCGGGAGCCGACGGGACTGTCGTTCCCGAAGCGAAATCGGAACCGGAATCCAGCGCGGAGCTGCCCTCGTCCGAGAATCAGGAACGCGATACCTGGATCCGCTACAGGCTCCTGTTGACCGACGGGATCGAATACCAGTTCGACGCCCAACGTCGCCCGCTCGATTCGTATCGAATCAAACCGGGGTCGATAGAGCGCCGCGAGCGGGGCGAACAATGGCGCTCGGCGACGAGTCCGGTGACGTTCCTTCGGGAGGCCCGCGAGTACATTGGAATCGATCCGACCACCGCGGCCCATCTCGTTCGGGAGTACAACAACACGCTCGTGGCGGACGCTCACATCCGGGCGAGAAAAGAGGATCGAGACGATGCCACGCTACTGGATCTGTCGTACGCGGAACTCGAGGGAGAGATGGAGGGACATCCCTGGTTCACTTACAACAAGGGCCGCGTGGGATTCGGGTACGAGGCGTATCTCGAACACGCCCCCGAATCCAAGCAGCGGCGGCAACTCCGATGGATCGCCGCGCGCCGAGACCGCGCAACCTTTCAAGCCGTGGACGGACTCGAGCACGACGCGCTCGTAGAAGAAGAACTCGGAAGCACTGCAACCGAGTTCGCGGACGCATTACTCGATCGGGATCTAGATCCCGCCAACTACGTGTTCCTCCCGGTCCACGACTGGCAGTGGTCGGACAGCATCGTCCAACTGTTCGCGGCGGACATCGCGACCGACGCGATCGTGCCGCTCGGGCGGGGCCCTGACGAGTACCTGCCACAGCAGTCGATTCGAACGTTCTCGAACGTTTCGGCGCCCGAAAAACACCACGTCAAGCTACCGACTCGCGTGTTGAACACCAACGTGTACCGCGGCATCCTCGGCGAACAGGCCGAGGCCGCCCCGCGCGTGACGTCGTTCCTCAAATCGGTCCGCGACGGGGATACCTTCCTCCAGGACGAACTGCAACTCCTACTGCCCGGCGAGGTCGCGAGCGTCAACTACGAACACCCGACGTTTTCGCGGATGGAAGAGGCACCCTACCAGTTCCACGAACTGCTCGGATGCGTCTGGCGAGAGAGCGTCGTCTCGCTGGTCGACGACGACGAGCGACCGATCACGCTCGCCGCGCTCCTCCACGAGGACTTCGACGGGACGCCGGTCGTCTCGAAGCTAGCCGACCGCGCGGACATGAGCGTCGGAGCGTGGCTAGACGAACTGCTCGAGGTGTTGCTCGAGCCGCTTCTTCACTTCCTGTACAAGTACGGGACGGTGTTCATGCCCCACGGGACGAACGTCGTGTTGATCCTTCGCGACGGCGTTCCCACCCGCATCGCCATCACGGACTTCGTGGACGAAGTCGCGATCTCGGATCGTGATCTGCCGGAGCTATCGGAACGGCTTCCCGATGCGCTGCGCGACGACGACCGGTACGATCACCACATTCTCCACCAACTGCCGCCGGAGCCGCTGTGTCAACACATCGTCGGGACGCTTTTCGTGGGTGTCTTTCGCTACATCGCGGACCTACTGGCTCGTCATCGAGGCTACGACGAACGACAGTTCTGGACGCAGGTCCGGTCGGCCGTCGATACCTATCAGGCGCGGTTTCCGGACCTCGAGGAGCGATTCGACCTGTTCGATCTCTACAAGCCGCGGTTCACCAAGCACTGTCTGAACCGCAACCGTCTCGTCGACTACGGGTATAAGGACTTTAGCACGCGACCGAAAGTGCGCGGCCACGGGACCGTTTCGAACCCGCTCTACGAGGTGGCCGACGACTCTGCGACGGGAGCTGACTGA